The Pirellulales bacterium DNA window GGCCAGCATGCTGTACCTCGACTACAGCCGCGAATCAGGCCAATGGATTCCCAACGAATACGGCGGCCGCGAAAACTTGCAGGCCATTTCGTTCATCAAGGAGTTCAACGTCCAATCGCATTTGCAGCATCCGGGCGTGCTGACCATTGCGGAGGAAAGCACCGCCTGGCCGAGCGTTTCGCGCCCTACGTATGTCGGCGGGCTGGGCTTCAGCCTGAAATGGAACATGGGGTGGATGAACGACACGCTCCGCTACTTCCGCAAAAACCCGATCCATCGCACGTATCATCACGATGAACTCACGTTCTCGCTGATTTACGCCTTTCACGAAAACTTTGTGCTGCCCTTGTCGCACGATGAAGTGGTGCACGGCAAAGGTTCGCTGCTGGATCAGGTGCCCGGCGACTTGTGGCAAAAGTTCGCCAACATGCGGCTTTTGCTCGGGTACATGTGGACACACCCGGGGAAAAAACTGCTGTTCATGGGGGGCGATTTTGGCCAGTGGAACGAGTGGAACTACGACGAAAGCTTGCAGTGGCACTTGCTGCAATGGGAAAGCCACCAGGGTTTGAAAAAAATGGTGGCCGACGTCAACCAACTGATGCGCCGCGAGCCAGCCTTACACGAAGTCGATTTCGATTACACCGGCTTTGAATGGGTCGATTGCCACAACTGGCAAAACAGCGTGCTGGTGTATTTGCGAAAGGCGAAAACCCCCAGCGACTTTTTGGTTGTCGCCTGCAACTTCACTCCCGTGCCGCGAGAAGGATATTTATTGGGCGTGCCGGAACGCTGCTGGTACGAAGAGATTTTCAACAGCGACAGCAAATTCTACGGCG harbors:
- the glgB gene encoding 1,4-alpha-glucan branching enzyme, with amino-acid sequence GTLIFNYGRHEVSNFLLSNALFWLDKYHLDGLRVDAVASMLYLDYSRESGQWIPNEYGGRENLQAISFIKEFNVQSHLQHPGVLTIAEESTAWPSVSRPTYVGGLGFSLKWNMGWMNDTLRYFRKNPIHRTYHHDELTFSLIYAFHENFVLPLSHDEVVHGKGSLLDQVPGDLWQKFANMRLLLGYMWTHPGKKLLFMGGDFGQWNEWNYDESLQWHLLQWESHQGLKKMVADVNQLMRREPALHEVDFDYTGFEWVDCHNWQNSVLVYLRKAKTPSDFLVVACNFTPVPREGYLLGVPERCWYEEIFNSDSKFYGGSNLGNGPGIMATDHMAHGRPHSIEITLPPLAVVVLKPRR